The nucleotide sequence CGGACGCGGCGATCGCCCGCCTCTGCGCCCATCCCTGGCCGGGGAACGTGCGCGAGCTCCGCAACGTGATGGAACGGGCGGTCGTGCTCGACCGGGTCGGCACGATCGTCCCCGCCGACCTCTTCCTCGACGAGTGGGCCGCCGCGCCGCAGACCGGCGAGGCGCTCCAGCCGGGGATGACGATCGCCCAGATGGAGCGGCGGCTGATCGAGACGACGCTCGAGGCGGCGGGCGGGAACCGCACCCGCGCCTCCGAAATGCTCGGGATCTCGGTCCGCACGCTCCGGAACAAGTTGCGCCTGTTCCGGGAGGATGGGCAGGAATACGCCACTGGAGTGTCAATCTGATGACGGCGCCCGGCGCCATTTGCCTCCTTTCCGGCGCGCAGGGCGCCCCGGGGGTCCGCGGAAGCGGGCACGTCTCTTGCTTGCAATGCCATGCATCCCGTCGGGGGATGCGGGAGAGGACAGGACGATGAAGCCGATCGGCATGGTCAACGAGCCGTTCCTCGACCGCATGGAGCGGGCGATGGACGCGATCTCGCGCCGCCAGCAGCTCGTGGCGTCGAACGTCGGCAACATCGACACGCCGGGCTACAAGACGAAGGACCTCGACTTCAACGCGGCCCTGGCGCAGGCCGTCCAGGCGGGCGCCCGGTCGCTGCCGCTGCGGACGACCCGCGAAGGGCAGGTGTCGGCGCCGAC is from bacterium and encodes:
- the flgB gene encoding flagellar basal body rod protein FlgB; this translates as MKPIGMVNEPFLDRMERAMDAISRRQQLVASNVGNIDTPGYKTKDLDFNAALAQAVQAGARSLPLRTTREGQVSAPTVGKGAAQAQAVAGLTVRNDGNNVNIDREMLALTQTRYRYDMVTSVARMRVKQLLSAIEDGRGA